A genomic region of Fodinisporobacter ferrooxydans contains the following coding sequences:
- a CDS encoding DEAD/DEAH box helicase, with protein sequence MASRFLELGIRPDIVKRIRTLGILEPTPIQEKAIPVLLQGKDMIAQAQTGTGKTFAFLLPILERIDPQIPVVQSLIITPTRELALQITIEVKKIASTVGAEVLAAYGGQDVEAQVRKLKRATHIVIGTPGRLLDHLRRGTIDLYKLSMLVLDEADLMLHMGFLSEVEQIIAQASADRQMMLFSATMPNEIRSLAKRYLHNPFEVKVKSEHVTVDEIEQVVIETTDRAKQQALVKTLERYNPYLAIIFCRTKLRAKKLNESLQGLGFQADELHGDLSQAKREKVMKQFREAKIQYLIATDVAARGLDIEGVTHVFNYDIPHDVESYIHRIGRTGRAGETGVSVTFAAPKDRPFLHLIEQGIHRSIERIHFDGQQMVPKEKEKTRRENARSESLSHSNARHGKRERKNQRERVRGHNGSAFRDRDDNHSNERGRRGSYRSSGGRSGSRSRSK encoded by the coding sequence ATGGCCAGCAGATTTCTGGAGCTCGGCATTCGCCCGGACATTGTAAAACGGATCCGCACTTTGGGGATTCTAGAGCCGACGCCAATTCAGGAGAAAGCCATTCCCGTATTGCTTCAAGGAAAAGACATGATCGCACAGGCACAGACGGGAACGGGGAAGACGTTTGCTTTCCTTTTACCGATTTTAGAGCGGATCGATCCGCAAATTCCCGTTGTTCAATCCTTGATTATCACACCCACACGGGAACTTGCTCTGCAGATTACTATCGAAGTGAAAAAAATCGCATCTACCGTAGGTGCGGAAGTGTTGGCAGCATACGGCGGGCAGGATGTAGAAGCGCAAGTGCGTAAATTAAAAAGAGCGACACATATCGTCATCGGCACCCCTGGACGGCTGCTGGATCATCTGCGCAGAGGCACCATTGATCTCTACAAGCTCTCTATGCTTGTGCTCGATGAAGCAGATTTGATGTTGCATATGGGCTTTTTGTCTGAAGTTGAGCAAATCATCGCACAGGCATCAGCGGATCGACAAATGATGCTCTTTTCGGCAACGATGCCAAACGAAATTCGTTCATTGGCTAAACGATATTTGCATAATCCTTTTGAAGTAAAAGTAAAAAGTGAACATGTAACCGTTGATGAGATTGAGCAAGTCGTTATTGAAACAACGGATCGCGCCAAGCAGCAAGCGCTCGTGAAGACATTGGAACGTTACAATCCATATTTGGCAATCATTTTTTGCCGGACAAAACTGCGTGCAAAAAAGTTGAATGAATCGTTACAAGGATTAGGGTTTCAAGCGGATGAACTGCATGGAGATCTCTCGCAGGCAAAGCGTGAGAAAGTCATGAAGCAATTCCGTGAAGCGAAAATCCAGTATTTGATAGCTACAGATGTGGCGGCGCGTGGTCTGGATATCGAAGGCGTAACGCATGTCTTCAATTACGACATCCCACATGATGTAGAGAGTTACATCCATCGCATCGGGCGTACCGGGCGAGCAGGAGAGACCGGAGTTTCTGTCACTTTCGCAGCACCGAAAGATCGCCCGTTTCTGCATTTGATCGAACAAGGAATTCATCGTTCTATTGAAAGAATTCATTTCGATGGGCAACAGATGGTGCCAAAAGAAAAGGAAAAAACACGCAGGGAGAATGCGCGATCTGAATCTCTTTCCCATTCGAATGCACGCCATGGAAAACGTGAGCGAAAAAATCAAAGAGAACGGGTAAGGGGACACAATGGCAGTGCATTCCGGGATCGGGATGACAATCATTCGAATGAAAGAGGCCGTAGAGGTAGTTATCGTTCGAGCGGCGGACGGTCCGGTTCTCGAAGTCGCAGCAAATAG
- a CDS encoding PucR family transcriptional regulator — MAFTMVDVLSIDVMKSARIKTAKTALDKRVVQSVSVIEIPVENFIRNNELVLSTAIGCGNDSHIFKKFVQDVFSSGAAALAIATGRHVSNIPKDILDFAEENEFPIIEIPWEVRFADIIQAILGKLYNWHQEKLRRSEDLQKQLLHLFLNDGSLSDAAKAIQKEIGYPVIIISKDGLIKGRSQNSGILVEKWNRYLQNGHQTYNLYTQDFKHFQPLDGSLIPLVIQSSSKIFGYIILSISPEISIDSLLNLEENHVLEQALPAIVLWFQRESAIQDTEMRLRDDFIWSLAKGEIESWDSALSRARSLNYAISLPYVCILGLPENLESIFQKKKADDLSYEHWLHNTIHSIKEQINQTGTSIQRKTMTTYQLDRFVIFLEISPDQISKNVQNFLDVLENRLCQVLPGLILSWGVGENHAGIKTFHESFNDARIALEVGYHQKGPGHRSTYANTEMYRVLLSLAKNSEIQELTLSTIGALIDYDNQRGLELVNTFVTYIQNQGNVSQTSRALNLHRQSLLYRLKKIETLTGRTLVDPDDLFLLNLCIKIWITDMTNKKRL, encoded by the coding sequence ATGGCTTTTACAATGGTAGATGTTTTAAGCATTGATGTCATGAAATCTGCCAGAATCAAAACAGCAAAAACTGCATTGGATAAACGCGTTGTCCAATCTGTCTCGGTTATTGAAATTCCGGTAGAAAATTTCATTCGCAATAATGAGCTTGTACTGAGTACGGCAATCGGATGTGGAAACGATTCGCACATCTTTAAAAAATTTGTACAGGATGTCTTTTCTTCTGGTGCTGCCGCTTTGGCAATCGCAACCGGACGACATGTTTCGAATATTCCAAAAGACATTCTTGACTTCGCGGAAGAAAATGAATTCCCGATCATTGAAATTCCATGGGAAGTTCGTTTTGCTGATATTATACAAGCTATTTTAGGCAAACTTTATAACTGGCACCAAGAAAAATTAAGACGTTCGGAAGACTTGCAAAAGCAACTGCTTCACTTATTCCTGAATGATGGCAGTTTATCTGATGCAGCGAAGGCTATTCAAAAAGAAATTGGATATCCTGTAATCATTATCAGCAAAGATGGTTTAATTAAGGGAAGAAGCCAAAATTCAGGTATCTTAGTGGAAAAGTGGAATCGTTATTTGCAGAACGGCCATCAAACGTATAATCTTTATACACAGGATTTCAAGCATTTTCAACCGCTGGACGGCTCGCTTATTCCGTTGGTGATTCAATCATCAAGCAAGATTTTTGGTTATATCATTTTATCCATTTCCCCAGAAATCTCAATCGATTCGTTGTTGAATTTAGAAGAAAACCACGTACTGGAGCAAGCATTGCCTGCAATCGTACTATGGTTTCAACGCGAAAGCGCAATACAAGATACGGAAATGCGATTGCGGGATGATTTTATTTGGAGTCTTGCAAAAGGTGAGATCGAATCCTGGGATTCTGCACTATCACGGGCAAGGTCATTGAATTATGCTATTTCCCTTCCCTATGTCTGTATTTTGGGTTTACCTGAAAATTTGGAATCCATTTTTCAGAAAAAGAAGGCGGATGATCTCTCCTATGAGCACTGGCTCCATAATACGATCCATAGTATAAAAGAACAAATCAATCAAACAGGAACATCCATTCAACGTAAAACTATGACAACGTATCAACTGGATCGATTCGTCATTTTTCTGGAAATTTCCCCTGATCAAATCAGCAAGAATGTCCAAAATTTCTTGGATGTACTTGAAAATCGTCTTTGTCAAGTATTGCCCGGATTAATCCTGTCATGGGGGGTCGGGGAAAACCACGCAGGTATTAAAACCTTCCACGAAAGTTTTAATGATGCCAGAATAGCCTTGGAAGTAGGATATCATCAAAAAGGCCCAGGTCACCGCAGCACATATGCCAACACGGAAATGTATCGAGTCCTTTTATCGCTTGCCAAGAATTCAGAAATACAAGAACTTACGTTATCAACAATCGGCGCACTGATCGACTATGATAATCAACGCGGGTTAGAGTTGGTCAATACATTCGTAACATATATACAAAATCAAGGAAATGTAAGTCAAACATCACGCGCGCTCAATTTACACAGACAATCTCTTCTTTATCGCCTAAAAAAAATAGAAACTTTGACCGGACGCACTCTGGTCGATCCTGATGACTTATTTCTGCTTAATCTTTGCATAAAAATATGGATTACAGATATGACAAATAAAAAAAGATTGTAA
- a CDS encoding DNA topoisomerase III, with product MGKVLVLAEKPSVGRDIARVLQCAKKGNGFFEGERYIVTWALGHLVTLADPEAYGETYKTWKIEDLPMLPSPLKLVVIKQSSRQFYAVKAQLNRSDVNNIVIATDAGREGELVARWIIEMARVKKPIQRLWISSVTDQAIRDGFRKLRDGREYEHLFASAVARAEADWLVGINATRALTCKYNAQLSCGRVQTPTLAMIAQREEEIQRFQPRTFYGIAAVANNKLRLIWQDRQTKDIKTFSKETCDRILQQLKNKHAEIIDVDKSYKKTYAPQLYDLTELQRDAHKFFDYSAKETLSILQRLYEQHKLLTYPRTDSRYISADIVDTLQERVKACNVGPYGKMASKVLKHPIRPGKSFVDDTKVSDHHAIIPTEEPVYLSKLSDKERKLYDLVIKRFFAVLYPPFEFEQTTIRAKIGEELFLAKGKMVIAAGWKEVYENPLEEEDSTGISEQLLPNIQIGDRLPIMEISQTKGETKPPEHFNEGSLLSAMENPVRYMASAKQDLIQTIGETGGLGTVATRADIIEKLFHSFFIEKKGKDIFLTSKGKQLLELVPNELKSPRLTAEWEQKLALISKGLLSKHTFVNEMRSYAKAVVNEITFSEKQFRHDNITGTRCPECGKPMLEVNGKKGKMLICQDRECGHRKNISKTTNARCPNCHKRLELRGEGEGQIFVCSCGFKEKLAAFNERRSKEKHTKVSKRDISNYLQKQNKENAEPKNPALAEALAKLKLDKV from the coding sequence ATGGGCAAGGTACTTGTTTTAGCGGAAAAACCTTCGGTAGGAAGGGACATCGCGCGTGTTTTGCAGTGCGCTAAAAAGGGAAACGGGTTTTTTGAAGGGGAACGATATATTGTTACTTGGGCATTGGGGCATCTGGTTACATTAGCAGATCCTGAAGCTTATGGGGAAACGTATAAAACGTGGAAGATTGAGGATTTGCCAATGCTTCCGTCACCTCTTAAGCTCGTTGTCATTAAACAAAGCAGCAGGCAGTTTTATGCGGTGAAAGCACAATTGAACCGAAGCGATGTGAACAATATTGTGATTGCCACAGACGCAGGCCGTGAAGGTGAACTGGTAGCCAGATGGATTATCGAAATGGCGCGCGTCAAAAAGCCGATTCAGCGTCTTTGGATTTCTTCCGTCACGGATCAGGCCATTCGGGACGGATTTCGAAAGCTGCGGGATGGCAGAGAGTACGAGCATCTGTTTGCATCTGCGGTGGCACGTGCAGAGGCAGACTGGCTTGTCGGGATCAATGCGACGCGGGCGTTGACTTGCAAATACAATGCACAACTTTCCTGCGGCCGGGTGCAGACTCCCACTCTTGCCATGATTGCACAAAGGGAGGAAGAGATCCAAAGGTTTCAGCCAAGAACTTTTTATGGTATTGCCGCTGTGGCGAACAACAAGCTGCGGCTCATTTGGCAGGATCGCCAAACAAAAGACATAAAAACGTTCTCGAAAGAAACATGCGACCGAATATTGCAGCAACTAAAAAATAAACATGCCGAGATTATAGATGTAGATAAGTCTTATAAAAAAACGTACGCACCGCAATTGTATGATTTAACGGAACTGCAAAGGGATGCACATAAGTTTTTTGATTATTCGGCCAAAGAAACACTTTCGATTTTGCAGCGGCTGTATGAACAACATAAACTATTGACTTACCCGCGAACAGACTCTCGCTATATTTCTGCCGATATTGTGGATACATTGCAGGAGCGTGTAAAAGCTTGCAATGTAGGACCCTATGGGAAAATGGCGTCCAAGGTTTTGAAACATCCGATACGGCCTGGCAAGTCATTTGTGGACGATACGAAAGTTTCCGATCATCATGCGATTATTCCCACGGAAGAACCCGTGTATCTCAGCAAGCTCAGCGATAAAGAACGGAAATTGTATGATTTGGTCATAAAACGGTTTTTCGCTGTTTTATATCCGCCTTTTGAATTTGAGCAAACAACCATACGCGCAAAAATTGGGGAGGAACTGTTTCTTGCAAAAGGAAAAATGGTGATTGCTGCGGGATGGAAGGAAGTTTACGAAAATCCCTTGGAAGAAGAGGATTCAACTGGCATTTCCGAGCAACTTTTGCCAAATATCCAAATCGGCGACCGGTTGCCAATCATGGAGATATCGCAAACAAAGGGAGAGACAAAACCACCTGAGCATTTCAATGAGGGCAGTTTGCTTTCCGCAATGGAAAACCCGGTTCGATACATGGCTAGTGCAAAACAGGACTTGATTCAAACGATCGGGGAGACCGGGGGATTAGGTACTGTTGCGACGCGAGCAGATATTATTGAAAAACTGTTTCATAGCTTCTTCATTGAGAAGAAGGGTAAAGATATCTTTTTGACTTCAAAGGGAAAGCAACTGCTCGAACTGGTGCCAAATGAGTTAAAGTCACCGCGTTTAACGGCAGAATGGGAGCAAAAATTAGCTTTGATATCCAAAGGCTTACTTTCCAAACATACGTTTGTCAACGAAATGAGAAGCTACGCAAAAGCAGTTGTGAATGAGATCACATTCAGTGAAAAGCAATTTCGACATGACAATATTACGGGAACCCGATGTCCCGAATGCGGAAAGCCTATGCTTGAAGTAAACGGCAAAAAGGGAAAAATGCTGATTTGCCAGGATCGAGAGTGTGGCCACAGAAAGAACATTTCCAAAACGACCAATGCCAGATGTCCGAACTGCCACAAACGGCTGGAATTGCGCGGGGAAGGAGAAGGGCAAATATTCGTTTGCAGCTGCGGATTTAAAGAAAAACTTGCAGCTTTTAATGAAAGAAGAAGTAAAGAAAAACACACCAAAGTTTCAAAGCGGGATATCAGCAACTATTTGCAAAAGCAGAACAAGGAAAATGCCGAACCCAAGAATCCGGCTCTTGCAGAAGCACTTGCCAAACTGAAACTAGACAAAGTTTAA
- a CDS encoding PolC-type DNA polymerase III translates to MSLVDVNRRSLSFFCERLGIQEPDVLQALSQSEFIDKAILYRHDRMVQAKFRVDKHLPAPVYMRVLEAFRAYFAPFSVQIKVRFEYSHGPLDAAHLLYDYWPFVVDEVLGDDMSLKGELRDSTGLSLEDRTLLVPVTSDVIINRCRQKQYDEQLALWLNEHLGLSWHVRIYTDQEKRTEAFEKIRSLVEEQDRAEVQKAAAAAEEEKRQEAAKAAGEKTEGDAPGKVEIGPPIEMERTQLKRIQDEMRDVVAEGRIFGVEVRELQSGRTLFTFNISDNTDSISCKTFAKGEKQLEMLKLLKDGMYLRVRGTVQFDTFAKELVLMIQHMHEVPKPARKDLAEKKRVELHLHTPMSPLDGVSPVKDLIAQAAKWGHTAIAVTDHGVVQSFPEAYSAAQKNNVKCLLGLEAYVVDDGVPIVFQLNGQNNRTIDENTAWVVFDTETTGLNAAENTLIEIAAVKMKGGEIIGEWTELIDPEVAISAKITELTHITNEMVRGKRKLLEVLPDFREFVGDAVLVAHNADFDLGFLKACAKRIGMEPWSNVVLDTLPLARKLYPHERNYRLGTLAKKFGVELVNAHRALDDTIALAKVFQYMLKDIQAKGKDQLSKLNENDGEVDYSRVRPFHATILVQNKTGLKNLYKLVSESHVKYFHRVPRVPRSLITKYREGLLVGSACQNGEIFDGILRGKTKEELRDIAKFYDYLEIQPLLHYKPLLRNESIASLESIKDYHRTIIEIGKTLDTPVVATGDVHFLNPEDAIFREVFLQSQNDPSAADQPPLYLMSTDEMLDAFSYLGPELAEEVVVTNTNRIADQIEDVSPVPDQLYTPKIEGAEDDIRNMCYEKARKLYGDPLPEIVEKRLEKELNSIITHGFSVIYLISHKIVKKSLDDGYLVGSRGSVGSSFVATMSEITEVNPLPPHYRCPSCQYSEFIADGSVGSGFDLPDKECPSCGTRLDKDGHDIPFETFLGFKGDKVPDIDLNFSGDYQARAHAYTKVLFGEEYVYRAGTIATVAEKTAFGYVKKFAEEKGWNLRNAEMTRLVQGCTGIKRTTGQHPGGILVVPDYMDVYDFCPIQFPADDKNAEWRTSHFDFHSIHDNLLKLDILGHDDPTVIRMLQDLTGLDPKKIPTDDPQVMSLFSGTDALTIDPEHPVKPEQIRSKTGTYGIPEFGTKFVRQMLEDTKPSTFSELLQISGLSHGTDVWLNNAQKLIQDQICKLKDVIGCRDDIMVYLIYAGLEPSFAFKIMESVRKGKGLTPEMEEEMKRNNVPDWYIWSCKQIKYMFPKAHATAYVLMAVRIAYFKVHYPLEFYATYFSVRADDFDLDIMSKGYAAILAKIEEIEAKGFQAAPKEKALHTVLEMALEMTARGFQFLPLDLYKSDAIRFQVVKEQNGLLPPFGALAGVGESAAKGIAEAAKQGEFLSVQDLQERSRASKTVIELLETHGCLKGLPETNQLTLF, encoded by the coding sequence ATGAGTCTTGTGGATGTAAATCGGCGAAGTCTCTCTTTTTTTTGTGAACGTCTTGGAATACAAGAACCGGATGTTTTGCAAGCATTGAGTCAAAGTGAATTTATCGATAAAGCGATCCTATATCGGCATGACCGAATGGTACAAGCGAAGTTCCGTGTGGACAAGCATCTGCCGGCTCCGGTTTACATGCGGGTGCTGGAAGCGTTTCGGGCATATTTTGCCCCATTTTCCGTTCAGATCAAAGTTCGCTTTGAATATAGCCACGGCCCCTTAGATGCCGCCCATTTGCTATATGACTATTGGCCGTTTGTTGTCGATGAGGTGCTTGGCGACGATATGTCCTTAAAAGGGGAATTGCGGGATAGCACAGGACTATCATTGGAAGATCGAACATTGCTTGTGCCGGTCACGTCAGATGTAATCATCAATCGTTGCCGCCAGAAGCAGTATGACGAACAACTGGCTCTTTGGCTCAATGAGCATTTGGGACTGTCATGGCATGTACGCATATATACCGATCAGGAAAAGCGAACGGAAGCGTTTGAAAAAATCCGCTCACTGGTGGAAGAACAGGATCGGGCGGAAGTGCAAAAGGCGGCTGCTGCAGCAGAAGAGGAGAAACGTCAGGAAGCGGCAAAGGCGGCAGGCGAAAAAACAGAGGGTGATGCGCCGGGCAAAGTGGAAATCGGTCCGCCGATTGAAATGGAACGGACACAGCTCAAACGAATTCAGGACGAAATGCGCGACGTCGTTGCGGAGGGGCGCATCTTTGGTGTAGAAGTGCGGGAATTGCAATCGGGACGCACGTTGTTTACGTTTAACATTTCCGACAATACGGATTCGATTTCCTGCAAGACATTTGCCAAAGGGGAAAAGCAGCTGGAAATGTTGAAGCTGCTGAAAGACGGCATGTATCTGCGGGTGCGCGGCACGGTGCAATTCGACACATTTGCCAAGGAACTTGTGCTGATGATTCAGCATATGCACGAAGTACCGAAGCCCGCACGCAAAGATCTGGCGGAGAAAAAACGGGTGGAGCTGCATTTGCATACGCCGATGTCGCCCCTTGACGGCGTGTCTCCAGTGAAAGACTTGATCGCGCAAGCTGCCAAGTGGGGACATACGGCCATTGCGGTGACCGATCATGGCGTAGTCCAGTCGTTCCCGGAAGCGTATAGTGCCGCGCAAAAAAACAACGTCAAATGTCTGCTGGGGCTGGAAGCTTATGTAGTGGATGATGGTGTGCCGATCGTCTTCCAATTGAACGGGCAAAATAACCGGACAATTGATGAGAATACAGCTTGGGTCGTATTTGACACGGAGACCACTGGTTTGAATGCGGCGGAAAACACGTTGATCGAGATTGCTGCCGTGAAGATGAAAGGCGGGGAGATCATCGGCGAGTGGACCGAATTGATCGATCCGGAAGTTGCGATTAGCGCGAAGATCACAGAACTCACACATATTACGAACGAAATGGTACGCGGGAAGCGCAAACTCTTGGAAGTGCTGCCGGATTTCCGGGAATTTGTGGGCGATGCTGTGCTCGTTGCACATAATGCCGATTTTGACTTGGGCTTTTTGAAAGCTTGCGCCAAACGCATCGGCATGGAGCCGTGGAGCAATGTCGTGCTCGACACGCTGCCCCTTGCCCGCAAGCTCTATCCGCATGAGCGCAACTATCGCTTGGGGACGTTGGCGAAAAAATTTGGCGTCGAACTGGTAAATGCACACCGCGCCCTTGACGACACGATCGCATTGGCAAAAGTGTTTCAATATATGCTGAAAGACATACAGGCGAAGGGAAAAGATCAACTGTCCAAACTGAATGAGAACGATGGCGAGGTCGATTATTCTCGCGTCCGTCCGTTCCATGCGACGATTTTGGTGCAAAACAAGACGGGTTTGAAAAACTTGTACAAGCTGGTTTCCGAATCTCACGTCAAATATTTTCACCGCGTCCCGCGTGTCCCACGCAGCCTGATTACCAAGTATCGCGAAGGATTGCTGGTCGGCAGCGCTTGTCAGAACGGGGAAATTTTCGACGGAATATTGCGCGGAAAGACGAAAGAAGAGCTGCGGGACATAGCTAAATTCTACGATTATTTAGAGATTCAGCCGCTTTTGCACTACAAGCCCCTTTTGCGCAATGAATCGATCGCATCATTGGAATCGATCAAAGATTACCATCGTACGATCATTGAGATCGGCAAAACGCTGGATACGCCGGTCGTAGCTACCGGGGATGTGCATTTTCTCAACCCGGAAGATGCGATATTCCGGGAAGTGTTTCTGCAGTCCCAAAATGATCCGTCCGCTGCCGACCAGCCGCCGCTATATCTGATGTCGACAGATGAGATGCTGGATGCTTTTTCCTATCTTGGTCCGGAGTTGGCGGAGGAAGTTGTCGTAACAAATACGAACCGGATTGCGGATCAAATCGAAGACGTGTCTCCGGTTCCGGATCAATTGTATACGCCCAAAATTGAAGGTGCCGAAGATGACATACGCAACATGTGTTATGAAAAGGCGCGCAAACTTTATGGCGATCCTTTGCCGGAAATTGTGGAGAAACGTTTGGAAAAAGAGTTGAACTCCATTATCACACACGGATTTTCTGTCATCTATTTGATCTCGCACAAGATTGTGAAAAAATCCTTGGATGACGGCTATTTGGTCGGTTCTCGGGGATCTGTCGGCTCATCTTTTGTGGCGACAATGTCCGAAATCACCGAGGTAAATCCGCTGCCGCCGCACTATCGCTGTCCGTCTTGCCAATACAGTGAATTTATCGCAGATGGATCGGTGGGTTCCGGTTTTGACCTGCCGGATAAAGAGTGTCCGTCATGCGGAACCAGGCTCGACAAAGACGGGCACGACATCCCCTTCGAAACGTTCCTTGGCTTCAAAGGGGACAAGGTTCCTGATATCGATCTCAACTTCTCAGGCGACTACCAGGCGCGGGCGCATGCATATACCAAGGTGTTGTTCGGCGAGGAGTACGTGTATCGTGCGGGAACGATTGCGACAGTTGCGGAAAAAACGGCTTTTGGCTATGTGAAGAAGTTTGCGGAAGAAAAAGGCTGGAATTTGCGCAATGCGGAAATGACTCGATTGGTACAAGGATGTACGGGGATTAAACGAACGACCGGTCAGCACCCTGGGGGAATACTCGTCGTACCTGACTACATGGACGTCTACGATTTTTGCCCGATCCAATTCCCGGCAGATGATAAAAACGCCGAGTGGCGTACGTCCCATTTTGACTTCCATTCCATTCACGACAACTTGCTTAAGCTCGATATACTCGGACACGACGATCCGACGGTCATACGGATGCTGCAGGACTTGACGGGCCTTGACCCGAAGAAGATTCCGACGGATGACCCGCAAGTCATGTCGTTGTTCTCCGGAACAGATGCGTTGACAATCGATCCGGAACATCCTGTAAAGCCGGAACAAATCCGCTCGAAAACAGGAACCTACGGGATCCCGGAGTTCGGTACAAAGTTTGTACGTCAGATGCTGGAAGACACGAAGCCGAGTACGTTCTCTGAGCTGCTGCAAATCTCCGGCTTGTCTCATGGGACAGACGTCTGGCTGAACAATGCGCAAAAATTGATTCAAGATCAGATTTGCAAACTGAAAGACGTGATCGGCTGTCGGGATGACATCATGGTCTATCTCATATATGCCGGACTTGAACCGTCATTTGCGTTTAAAATCATGGAGAGCGTGCGGAAGGGAAAAGGCTTGACTCCGGAGATGGAAGAAGAGATGAAGCGCAACAACGTGCCTGATTGGTATATTTGGTCGTGCAAACAGATCAAGTACATGTTCCCGAAAGCGCACGCTACCGCATATGTTCTGATGGCTGTGCGGATTGCGTATTTTAAAGTTCATTATCCGCTGGAATTCTATGCAACCTACTTTTCTGTGCGGGCGGACGATTTTGATCTCGACATCATGAGCAAAGGCTATGCTGCGATTTTGGCGAAAATTGAAGAAATCGAAGCAAAAGGATTTCAGGCGGCGCCAAAGGAAAAAGCGCTGCACACCGTATTGGAAATGGCACTGGAAATGACAGCACGGGGCTTTCAATTCCTGCCCCTTGATTTGTACAAATCGGATGCGATCCGATTCCAGGTCGTCAAAGAACAAAATGGACTGTTGCCGCCATTTGGCGCACTCGCCGGCGTCGGCGAATCTGCGGCCAAAGGGATTGCCGAAGCGGCAAAGCAGGGAGAATTCTTGTCGGTGCAAGATTTGCAAGAACGCTCCCGTGCATCGAAAACCGTTATTGAGCTGTTGGAGACACATGGCTGTCTGAAAGGATTGCCTGAGACTAACCAGCTTACGTTGTTTTAA
- a CDS encoding MFS transporter, translating into MSSASIADRLNRLPISPFHKKATVIIGLGTFFDLYDIFLSGALAAVLAKQFHVDAKQLPLLIGSSFLGMFFGAVFLGRMADRLGRKRTYMFTLLVYSIFTLLGAFSTSVTALILFRFLAGIGLGVELPLCDVYLGELLPAAKRGRYTAWAYTLGFLGVPCVGFLARWLIPLHPLGIDGWRWIFILGSLGAVIVWFLRRDLPESPRWLESAGRKAEAEQLMRGFEAESQRLYGKLPELKETVPVVKTDFPFSKLFGREYIGRTVMLYIFQILQTFGYYGFGSLVPIILSQKGFAIVSSLGFTALSFIGYPVGSYLSLFLVERMERKWLISLSAFLMAGFGLLFGLSGSAGMIVAFGFLYTLVSNIFSNSFHIYQAEIFPTAVRATAAGSAYSLSRIMSGLMPFVLLPVLKQYGATTFFGVVACAMILIIVDIALLGPKTTGRSLESVNRLPVDPAVATGGSDLKI; encoded by the coding sequence ATGAGTTCGGCAAGTATAGCGGATCGTCTGAATCGGCTGCCAATCAGTCCATTTCACAAAAAGGCCACAGTGATTATCGGACTGGGAACGTTTTTTGATCTGTATGATATTTTTTTATCAGGTGCATTGGCAGCTGTACTTGCGAAACAATTCCATGTCGATGCCAAACAATTGCCTTTGCTGATCGGATCGAGTTTTTTGGGGATGTTCTTTGGAGCCGTTTTTTTGGGAAGAATGGCGGATCGTTTGGGACGCAAGCGGACGTATATGTTTACTTTACTGGTGTATTCCATCTTTACTTTACTAGGCGCATTTAGTACCAGTGTTACTGCACTCATTCTCTTTCGATTTTTGGCGGGTATCGGATTGGGAGTGGAATTGCCATTGTGCGATGTGTATTTGGGGGAACTCCTTCCTGCTGCAAAGCGCGGTCGTTACACCGCATGGGCGTATACCCTTGGATTTTTAGGCGTGCCATGTGTGGGATTTTTGGCGCGCTGGCTGATCCCTTTGCATCCGTTAGGCATAGACGGCTGGCGTTGGATTTTTATCCTTGGCTCACTGGGAGCGGTAATCGTCTGGTTTTTGCGCAGGGATCTTCCGGAATCGCCCCGTTGGTTGGAATCTGCCGGCAGGAAAGCGGAAGCAGAACAACTGATGCGAGGATTTGAAGCAGAATCGCAACGGTTGTATGGCAAACTGCCAGAACTAAAGGAGACCGTTCCTGTTGTAAAAACCGATTTTCCCTTTTCAAAGTTGTTTGGCAGAGAATATATTGGACGTACTGTTATGCTGTATATTTTCCAGATACTCCAGACATTCGGTTACTATGGATTCGGATCGCTCGTACCGATCATCCTCTCGCAAAAAGGATTTGCAATTGTAAGTTCTCTTGGATTTACTGCACTTTCCTTTATCGGATATCCTGTCGGTTCGTATTTGTCGTTATTTCTTGTAGAGCGAATGGAGCGGAAGTGGCTGATTTCCCTTTCGGCCTTTTTGATGGCGGGATTCGGACTTTTGTTTGGACTATCCGGTTCGGCAGGGATGATCGTCGCATTTGGATTTCTTTACACATTGGTCAGCAATATCTTCTCGAACTCCTTTCATATTTATCAAGCAGAAATTTTTCCGACAGCCGTTCGGGCGACTGCTGCCGGTTCTGCCTATAGCTTAAGCCGGATTATGAGCGGATTGATGCCGTTTGTCCTGCTTCCCGTATTAAAACAGTATGGAGCCACAACTTTTTTTGGCGTGGTAGCGTGTGCCATGATTCTCATTATTGTAGATATTGCTTTATTAGGACCGAAAACGACCGGCCGCTCTCTGGAATCTGTCAATCGTCTGCCTGTCGATCCTGCAGTTGCCACCGGGGGCTCGGATTTAAAGATCTGA